In the genome of Drosophila subpulchrella strain 33 F10 #4 breed RU33 chromosome 2L, RU_Dsub_v1.1 Primary Assembly, whole genome shotgun sequence, one region contains:
- the LOC119546343 gene encoding uncharacterized protein LOC119546343 isoform X1 — protein sequence MFLLGIFLLCSVNPLLLKAFPVESKVNSKEPSDLTAHLFDPADYPDLTNGLTDAEVQESLQDLSLDDLNSLDKLLDEHIGRDVEADSDASRRTQVRQAKAAERKQDLRSVNSPLDDGCRDEEDSEDAKPNLCSKRPTCPTTKRCTKKTTCMPKTTRTCATRPVNENCKSKSGGYMDDDMVNDTTKCPKPKNKKCKKPKDDFECEADDFLCHASRRSREKQSRSNLQEEQVNAPAEYVPGKELTGLEQLNEEMPAMNDQGEPLDETFNFEDTNLEQSSHVDQSSSEFEPKVNIGQGKQVNLKQEHQSDLEKDNQINSEQKHQSNLKKDYEINLEDPKLDGNTHLKHESIYGADLEETKLDSHTNFKQESNYGANLEETKLDSNTNLKQESNYEVNLEDTKLDSNTNLKQESNYEINLKDTKLDSNTNLKQENNYEVNLEDTKLYSNTNLKQESNYGDNLKEINLDSHSNLKQESQAKLNHEYGENVELDNHRNSEQANIVNLKQEDQANFDQDYLADFEREHPANLELRNPVNVRRSNQINVDQEQPQNKMDFENPDHFEQEHPANLDSENQYNYDQEYQLGSGNKHQANFDDGHQANLHQKEQQLNQDQKISHIEGVDQAEIEPVAEPSPLDPYERHRLARIAHRKREQAEAEKANEESIHNVEDKNRKIGKDEPMPLNADLNKQEPFFDSDSFIASNARDPPRYLIQMQNDCIRSEDDRVERRLREDRSQSETLNLEKLAEEQPRPVEDSNFEYEYKRSKRENKETDDDPENSKETYIKKLMDSFPRDQGGQINANAALSCSNLAHLRIKRS from the exons atgtttCTGCTTGGGATCTTCTTACTTTGCAGTGTTAATCCCTTATTACTTAAGGCTTTTCCTGTG GAATCCAAGGTAAATTCCAAAGAGCCCAGCGACCTGACTGCTCACTTGTTCGATCCAGCCGACTATCCCGATTTAACAAATGGCCTCACTGACGCCGAGGTTCAGGAAAGCCTTCAAGATCTCTCTCTGGATGATCTCAACTCCTTGGATAAGCTGCTCGATGAGCACATCGGTCGAGATGTAGAAGCCGACTCAGACG CGAGTCGAAGAACCCAGGTTAGACAAGCGAAGGCCGCCGAACGCAAGCAGGATCTCCGCTCCGTGAATTCACCCCTCGACGATGGCTGCCGGGATGAGGAGGATTCCGAAGATGCTAAGCCTAATCTGTGCTCCAAGCGACCTACCTGCCCGACCACCAAACGCTGTACAAAGAAAACCACATGCATGCCGAAAACCACTCGAACGTGCGCCACTAGACCGGTTAACGAGAACTGCAAGTCAAAATCGGGTGGCTATATGGATGATGATATGGTTAATGACACTACCAAATGCCCAAAGCCCAAGAACAAAAAGTGCAAGAAACCCAAAGATGACTTTGAATGCGAGGCGGATGATTTCCTGTGCCACGCCAGCAGGCGATCCAGAGAAAAGCAGAGCAGGAGCAATCTTCAAGAAGAGCAAGTGAATGCTCCAGCCGAATATGTTCCGGGGAAAGAGTTAACTGGGTTAGAACAGCTGAATGAGGAGATGCCAGCAATGAATGATCAAGGAGAACCATTGGATGAAACCTTCAATTTTGAGGACACTAACTTGGAGCAATCATCACATGTAGATCAATCCAGCTCCGAGTTTGAGCCCAAGGTTAACATAGGACAAGGAAAGCAGGTCAATTTGAAACAAGAACATCAGTCTGACTTGGAGAAAGATAATCAGATCAATTCAGAACAGAAACATCAATCTAATTTGAAGAAGGATTATGAAATTAACTTGGAAGACCCGAAACTAGATGGTAACACACATTTAAAGCATGAAAGTATTTATGGAGCTGACCTGGAAGAGACAAAACTAGATAGTCACACAAATTTTAAGCAAGAATCTAATTATGGGGCTAACCTGGAAGAGACGAAACTAGATAGTAACACAAATTTAAAGCAAGAAAGTAATTATGAGGTTAACTTGGAAGACACGAAACTGGATAGTAACACAAATTTAAAGCAAGAAAGCAATTATGAGATTAACTTGAAAGACACCAAACTGGATAGTAACACAAATTTAAAGCAAGAAAACAATTATGAGGTTAACTTGGAAGACACGAAACtgtatagtaatacaaatttaaagcAAGAAAGTAACTACGGGGATAACCTTAAAGAGATAAATCTAGATAGTCACTCAAATTTAAAGCAGGAAAGTCAAGCCAAATTGAATCACGAATATGGGGAAAATGTAGAACTAGATAATCACAGAAACTCGGAGCAGGCAAACATAGTAAATTTAAAACAGGAAGATCAGGCCAACTTTGATCAGGATTATTTGGCTGATTTTGAGCGAGAACATCCCGCTAACTTAGAGCTAAGAAATCCGGTCAATGTAAGGCGATCGAATCAGATAAATGTAGACCAGGAACAACCACAAAATAAAATGGATTTTGAAAATCCTGATCATTTTGAGCAGGAACATCCGGCTAACTTGGATTCGGAAAATCAGTATAATTATGATCAGGAATATCAGTTAGGCTCGGGAAATAAACATCAGGCAAACTTTGATGATGGACATCAAGCTAATTTGCATCAAAAAGAACAGCAGTTAAATCAGGACCAGAAAATATCACATATAGAGGGAGTAGATCAGGCCGAAATTGAACCAGTGGCAGAACCATCTCCTCTAGATCCATATGAACGCCATAGGCTTGCCAGGATTGCCCATCGCAAGAGAGAACAAGCTGAAGCGGAGAAAGCAAATGAGGAGTCAATTCACAATGTAGAAGAtaaaaatcggaaaattggcAAAGATGAGCCGATGCCACTGAATGCTGATCTCAACAAGCAGGAACCTTTTTTTGATAGCGACAG TTTTATTGCTAGCAATGCCCGCGATCCCCCACGCTATTTGATTCAAATGCAAAACGACTGCATCCGAAGTGAGGACGATCGTGTCGAACGTCGATTGCGTGAGGATCGGAGCCAAAGCGAAACGTTGAACCTGGAGAAACTTGCTGAGGAGCAGCCCAGACCCGTGGAGGATTCAAATTTCGAGTACGAATATAAACGGAGCAAGCGAGAGAATAAAGAAACTGATGATGATCCCGAG AACTCCAAAGAAACGTACATAAAAAAGCTGATGGACTCTTTTCCGCGGGACCAGGGTGGTCAGATAAATGCCAATGCGGCGCTGAGCTGTTCCAATCTCGCCCATTTGCGCATTAAGCGAAGTtga
- the LOC119546343 gene encoding uncharacterized protein LOC119546343 isoform X2: MFLLGIFLLCSVNPLLLKAFPVESKVNSKEPSDLTAHLFDPADYPDLTNGLTDAEVQESLQDLSLDDLNSLDKLLDEHIGRDVEADSDASRRTQVRQAKAAERKQDLRSVNSPLDDGCRDEEDSEDAKPNLCSKRPTCPTTKRCTKKTTCMPKTTRTCATRPVNENCKSKSGGYMDDDMVNDTTKCPKPKNKKCKKPKDDFECEADDFLCHASRRSREKQSRSNLQEEQVNAPAEYVPGKELTGLEQLNEEMPAMNDQGEPLDETFNFEDTNLEQSSHVDQSSSEFEPKVNIGQGKQVNLKQEHQSDLEKDNQINSEQKHQSNLKKDYEINLEDPKLDGNTHLKHESIYGADLEETKLDSHTNFKQESNYGANLEETKLDSNTNLKQESNYEVNLEDTKLDSNTNLKQESNYEINLKDTKLDSNTNLKQENNYEVNLEDTKLYSNTNLKQESNYGDNLKEINLDSHSNLKQESQAKLNHEYGENVELDNHRNSEQANIVNLKQEDQANFDQDYLADFEREHPANLELRNPVNVRRSNQINVDQEQPQNKMDFENPDHFEQEHPANLDSENQYNYDQEYQLGSGNKHQANFDDGHQANLHQKEQQLNQDQKISHIEGVDQAEIEPVAEPSPLDPYERHRLARIAHRKREQAEAEKANEESIHNVEDKNRKIGKDEPMPLNADLNKQEPFFDSDSFIASNARDPPRYLIQMQNDCIRSEDDRVERRLREDRSQSETLNLEKLAEEQPRPVEDSNFEYEYKRSKRENKETDDDPEKRT, encoded by the exons atgtttCTGCTTGGGATCTTCTTACTTTGCAGTGTTAATCCCTTATTACTTAAGGCTTTTCCTGTG GAATCCAAGGTAAATTCCAAAGAGCCCAGCGACCTGACTGCTCACTTGTTCGATCCAGCCGACTATCCCGATTTAACAAATGGCCTCACTGACGCCGAGGTTCAGGAAAGCCTTCAAGATCTCTCTCTGGATGATCTCAACTCCTTGGATAAGCTGCTCGATGAGCACATCGGTCGAGATGTAGAAGCCGACTCAGACG CGAGTCGAAGAACCCAGGTTAGACAAGCGAAGGCCGCCGAACGCAAGCAGGATCTCCGCTCCGTGAATTCACCCCTCGACGATGGCTGCCGGGATGAGGAGGATTCCGAAGATGCTAAGCCTAATCTGTGCTCCAAGCGACCTACCTGCCCGACCACCAAACGCTGTACAAAGAAAACCACATGCATGCCGAAAACCACTCGAACGTGCGCCACTAGACCGGTTAACGAGAACTGCAAGTCAAAATCGGGTGGCTATATGGATGATGATATGGTTAATGACACTACCAAATGCCCAAAGCCCAAGAACAAAAAGTGCAAGAAACCCAAAGATGACTTTGAATGCGAGGCGGATGATTTCCTGTGCCACGCCAGCAGGCGATCCAGAGAAAAGCAGAGCAGGAGCAATCTTCAAGAAGAGCAAGTGAATGCTCCAGCCGAATATGTTCCGGGGAAAGAGTTAACTGGGTTAGAACAGCTGAATGAGGAGATGCCAGCAATGAATGATCAAGGAGAACCATTGGATGAAACCTTCAATTTTGAGGACACTAACTTGGAGCAATCATCACATGTAGATCAATCCAGCTCCGAGTTTGAGCCCAAGGTTAACATAGGACAAGGAAAGCAGGTCAATTTGAAACAAGAACATCAGTCTGACTTGGAGAAAGATAATCAGATCAATTCAGAACAGAAACATCAATCTAATTTGAAGAAGGATTATGAAATTAACTTGGAAGACCCGAAACTAGATGGTAACACACATTTAAAGCATGAAAGTATTTATGGAGCTGACCTGGAAGAGACAAAACTAGATAGTCACACAAATTTTAAGCAAGAATCTAATTATGGGGCTAACCTGGAAGAGACGAAACTAGATAGTAACACAAATTTAAAGCAAGAAAGTAATTATGAGGTTAACTTGGAAGACACGAAACTGGATAGTAACACAAATTTAAAGCAAGAAAGCAATTATGAGATTAACTTGAAAGACACCAAACTGGATAGTAACACAAATTTAAAGCAAGAAAACAATTATGAGGTTAACTTGGAAGACACGAAACtgtatagtaatacaaatttaaagcAAGAAAGTAACTACGGGGATAACCTTAAAGAGATAAATCTAGATAGTCACTCAAATTTAAAGCAGGAAAGTCAAGCCAAATTGAATCACGAATATGGGGAAAATGTAGAACTAGATAATCACAGAAACTCGGAGCAGGCAAACATAGTAAATTTAAAACAGGAAGATCAGGCCAACTTTGATCAGGATTATTTGGCTGATTTTGAGCGAGAACATCCCGCTAACTTAGAGCTAAGAAATCCGGTCAATGTAAGGCGATCGAATCAGATAAATGTAGACCAGGAACAACCACAAAATAAAATGGATTTTGAAAATCCTGATCATTTTGAGCAGGAACATCCGGCTAACTTGGATTCGGAAAATCAGTATAATTATGATCAGGAATATCAGTTAGGCTCGGGAAATAAACATCAGGCAAACTTTGATGATGGACATCAAGCTAATTTGCATCAAAAAGAACAGCAGTTAAATCAGGACCAGAAAATATCACATATAGAGGGAGTAGATCAGGCCGAAATTGAACCAGTGGCAGAACCATCTCCTCTAGATCCATATGAACGCCATAGGCTTGCCAGGATTGCCCATCGCAAGAGAGAACAAGCTGAAGCGGAGAAAGCAAATGAGGAGTCAATTCACAATGTAGAAGAtaaaaatcggaaaattggcAAAGATGAGCCGATGCCACTGAATGCTGATCTCAACAAGCAGGAACCTTTTTTTGATAGCGACAG TTTTATTGCTAGCAATGCCCGCGATCCCCCACGCTATTTGATTCAAATGCAAAACGACTGCATCCGAAGTGAGGACGATCGTGTCGAACGTCGATTGCGTGAGGATCGGAGCCAAAGCGAAACGTTGAACCTGGAGAAACTTGCTGAGGAGCAGCCCAGACCCGTGGAGGATTCAAATTTCGAGTACGAATATAAACGGAGCAAGCGAGAGAATAAAGAAACTGATGATGATCCCGAG AAACGTACATAA
- the LOC119546345 gene encoding nucleolar protein 12: protein MKTPKAKELKKDELKPIKKEPGVAEEGKVGKKSKTKPNKKAIKVPKEEVKAAVQESPKKLSSKDLAKIEKKKAKKQAQKLKKQQNKQVAKDIKKEPEASVKVEGKVIKKEPESSAKVQGKAIKKEKGGAKTTTASPKPKDKVTKKAKANNKKEDGIKRERKPEDEAATVFVGNLPINTKRVQLIKLFQPYGTTQSIRLRTAGGKQLFKHKQRKAAGSLNAYVVFANPEIAQQALALNGTLFKENHLRVTPAAKAESYGQGKDDQPNDKDAKRTIFVGSLKYSANEEKLREIFSSCGEIDYIRCLQEGDKGCKGVAYVCFQKPDAVGLALELNQTLLDDRPINVERYQVKKLGAKQVRDAAAASAASSTPSKTKAKKQNSAGAKKRLDKKKGKENGTAAKETKGAATGGQKKKSEYRGVKVDGIKKAKKPKKKTNDQQTALAKKIAPKQKS, encoded by the exons ATGAAAACACCAAAGGccaaagaattaaaaaaagatGAATTAAAGCCGATTAAAAAAGAGCCCGGCGTGGCGGAGGAGGGCAAAGTGGGCAAGAAATCAAAAACCAAGCCCAATAAGAAGGCGATCAAAGTGCCCAAGGAGGAGGTAAAGGCCGCTGTCCAGGAGAGTCCCAAGAAGCTATCGTCGAAGGACCTGGCCAAGATCGAGAAAAAGAAGGCGAAGAAACAGGCCCAAAAGCTGAAGAAGCAGCAAAATAAACAGGTCGCCAAGGATATCAAAAAGGAACCGGAAGCATCGGTGAAAGTTGAAGGAAAAGTTATCAAGAAGGAACCGGAATCATCTGCCAAAGTTCAAGGAAAGGCTATCAAGAAGGAGAAAGGTGGAGCCAAGACTACGACTGCCTCACCTAAGCCCAAGGATAAGGTGACCAAGAAGGCCAAGGCCAATAACAAGAAAGAAG ATGGTATCAAGCGGGAACGTAAGCCTGAGGATGAAGCGGCCACCGTGTTTGTGGGCAATCTGCCCATCAACACCAAGCGTGTCCAGCTGATTAAGCTCTTCCAGCCATATGGTACGACCCAATCCATTAGGCTGCGCACCGCCGGTGGCAAGCAGCTCTTTAAGCACAAGCAGCGCAAAGCAGCCGGTTCCCTTAATGCCTATGTGGTGTTTGCGAATCCGGAGATTGCCCAGCAGGCGCTCGCTCTAAACGGCACACTCTTCAAGGAGAACCACCTGCGAGTCACTCCAGCGGCTAAGGCGGAAAGCTATGGCCAGGGAAAGGATGACCAGCCAAACGATAAGGATGCCAAGCGCACCATTTTCGTGGGCAGCCTCAAATACT CTGCCAACGAGGAGAAGCTGCGCGAGATCTTCTCCAGCTGCGGCGAGATTGACTACATTCGCTGCCTTCAGGAGGGCGACAAGGGTTGCAAGGGCGTGGCCTACGTCTGCTTCCAGAAACCAGATGCCGTGGGCCTTGCTCTGGAGCTAAATCAGACCCTTCTGGACGACAGGCCCATCAACGTGGAGCGCTATCAGGTCAAGAAACTAGGTGCCAAACAAGTGCGCGACGCTGCCGCCGCCTCCGCTGCATCCAGCACACCCTCAAAGACCaaagcaaaaaaacaaaactcgGCGGGTGCTAAGAAGCGACTGGACAAAAAGAAGGGCAAGGAGAACGGTACGGCGGCAAAGGAAACCAAGGGAGCAGCAACTGGGGGTCAGAAGAAGAAGTCCGAGTACCGAGGCGTGAAAGTCGACGGGATCAAGAAGGCCAAGAAACCCAAAAAGAAGACGAACGACCAACAGACGGCGCTGGCCAAAAAAATAGCACCGAAACAGAAGAGTTAA
- the LOC119546344 gene encoding xaa-Pro aminopeptidase ApepP — protein sequence MKRSTTEILAKLRQLMLRAQGGDSSGISAYIVPSDDAHQSEYQCQHDERRSFVSGFDGSAGTAVITTDTALLWTDGRYYQQAEKQLDANWVLMRDGLTTTPSIGAWLAKNLPKGSFVGVDPRLLSFRVWKPIETELISAECQLVPIENNLIDEVWGPDQPPQTSNKIIPLKLEYSGVPIAKKWEVVRNQLKDKNVDALVVSALDEIAWFLNLRGSDIDFNPVFFSYLIVTHDELLLFVDSGKLPTDFAQHQTENNVQISVLPYASIGLEISKIVSTKESKIWIAPTSSYYLTALIPKSRRIQEVTPICVLKSIKNEVEVKGFVNSHIRDGVALCQYFAWLEDQVKKGVDVDEISGSDKLESFRAMKDKYMGLSFTTISASGPNGSVIHYHPREETNRKINDKEIYLCDSGAQYLDGTTDVTRTLHFGEPTEFQKEAYTRVLKGQLSFGATVFPAKVKGQVLDTLARKALWDVGLDYGHGTGHGVGHFLNVHEGPMGVGIRLMPDDPGLQANMFISNEPGFYQDGEFGIRVEDIVQIVPGQVAHNFAKRGALTFKTITMCPKQTKMIKKELLSDVEVKLLNSYHQEVWETLSPILSREGDEFTLSWLKKEVQPI from the coding sequence ATGAAGAGGAGCACCACCGAAATTCTGGCCAAGCTAAGGCAGCTGATGCTGCGGGCCCAAGGGGGCGACTCCAGCGGCATTTCGGCGTACATAGTGCCCTCGGACGACGCCCACCAGTCGGAGTACCAGTGCCAACACGACGAGCGGCGCTCCTTTGTCAGTGGATTTGATGGATCCGCTGGCACAGCGGTGATTacaacagataccgccctgcTCTGGACCGACGGGCGGTACTATCAGCAGGCGGAGAAGCAACTGGACGCCAATTGGGTGCTGATGCGAGATGGTCTAACCACCACGCCCTCGATTGGCGCCTGGCTGGCCAAGAATCTGCCCAAGGGCAGCTTTGTGGGCGTGGATCCCCGCCTGCTATCGTTCCGTGTGTGGAAACCCATCGAAACGGAGCTTATCTCGGCGGAGTGCCAACTGGTGCCCATTGAAAACAACCTCATCGATGAGGTCTGGGGTCCGGATCAGCCCCCGCAGACTTCCAACAAGATTATCCCCCTGAAACTGGAGTATTCCGGCGTGCCAATAGCCAAGAAGTGGGAAGTGGTGCGCAACCAATTGAAGGATAAGAATGTGGACGCCCTGGTGGTCAGTGCCCTCGATGAAATCGCTTGGTTCTTGAACCTTCGCGGATCAGACATTGACTTTAACCCCGTTTTCTTTTCGTACTTGATTGTCACCCACGATGAACTACTGCTCTTTGTGGACTCTGGCAAATTACCCACCGATTTTGCCCAGCATCAAACAGAGAACAATGTACAGATCAGCGTTTTGCCCTACGCCTCAATTGGTTTGGAAATCAGCAAGATTGTGTCGACCAAGGAGTCAAAGATATGGATTGCCCCGACCAGCAGCTACTACCTAACTGCTTTGATACCCAAGTCACGTAGAATTCAGGAGGTAACGCCCATCTGTGTGCTAAAGTCCATCAAAAACGAAGTCGAGGTCAAGGGCTTCGTCAACAGTCACATTCGCGATGGAGTGGCTCTTTGTCAGTATTTTGCCTGGCTAGAAGATCAAGTTAAAAAGGGTGTGGATGTCGATGAAATATCTGGCTCCGATAAGCTGGAGTCCTTCCGGGCTATGAAGGATAAGTATATGGGCCTCAGTTTCACCACAATCAGTGCTTCGGGACCCAATGGCTCTGTTATTCATTATCACCCAAGGGAGGAAACCAACAGAAAGATAAACGACAAGGAGATTTATCTGTGCGATTCGGGAGCTCAATATTTGGATGGCACCACGGATGTGACGAGGACTCTGCACTTTGGTGAACCCACCGAATTCCAGAAGGAAGCCTACACACGCGTTTTGAAGGGACAACTTAGCTTCGGCGCCACCGTATTCCCGGCTAAGGTCAAGGGCCAAGTTTTGGACACTCTAGCGAGGAAGGCCCTATGGGACGTTGGCTTGGATTACGGCCACGGCACCGGTCATGGAGTGGGTCACTTTTTGAATGTCCACGAAGGTCCCATGGGTGTGGGAATTCGTCTGATGCCCGACGATCCTGGTCTCCAGGCGAACATGTTCATCTCCAATGAGCCTGGCTTCTACCAGGATGGAGAGTTTGGAATCCGTGTCGAGGACATTGTGCAGATTGTACCCGGCCAAGTGGCACACAATTTCGCCAAACGTGGCGCCCTGACTTTTAAAACTATCACCATGTGCCCAAAGCAAACTAAAATGATCAAAAAGGAACTTCTTTCCGATGTGGAAGTAAAGCTACTCAACAGCTATCATCAGGAAGTTTGGGAAACTCTTTCCCCAATCTTGTCTCGTGAAGGTGACGAGTTCACTTTGTCATGGCTTAAGAAGGAAGTTCAGCCAATTTAA